In Nicotiana tabacum cultivar K326 chromosome 2, ASM71507v2, whole genome shotgun sequence, the following proteins share a genomic window:
- the LOC142170770 gene encoding uncharacterized protein LOC142170770 has translation MLSMRAEQIYDIVTVKNELFPVAHINRQLADKLFRVQLQRSSSRTPDKNASSLVLLSYTEKPIMFLPEESTSMTDAEGTMEEEPILLSDVKGTKKRKREPSTLPKPQSSLSSQ, from the exons ATGTTGTCAATGAGAGCTGAACAAATATATGATATCGTCACTGTTAAG AACGAGTTATTCCCTGTTGCCCATATCAATCGACAACTTGCAGATAAACTGTTTAGAGTTCAGCTACAAAGGTCATCATCCAGAACACCAGACAAAAATGCAAGTTCTCTGGTCCTTTTATCATACACTGAAAAACCAATCATGTTTCTACCAGAAGAGTCAACATCTATGACTGATGCCGAGGGAACTATGGAAGAAGAGCCAATACTTCTGAGTGATGTGAAAGGAACTAAGAAACGAAAAAGGGAACCAAGTACTCTACCAAAGCCACAGTCAAG TTTGTCGAGCCAATGA
- the LOC107826969 gene encoding uncharacterized protein LOC107826969 isoform X2: MEDSLTDIPNLNVSSSGDQEVEEQIQENVGEVSEENKDSKGKEEGGLINHLISNIMSPRAGDEEVEEQIQENVGEISEERKDSKEGGIINNFISNLMSPRAGDASNKGKNNFFDVKDEDNNKEDRASEQSGNNYGSGSGGIINNFISNIFHPTENAVEINQENSSREGQKGGVVQENETASVLDNIVSHLPTPLAGQPTHKQ; encoded by the exons ATGGAAGATAGTTTGACTGATATTCCAAACTTGAACGTCTCTAGCTCTGGAGATCAAGAAGTGGAAGAACAAATTCAAGAAAATGTTGGAGAAGTCAGCGAAGAGAATAAAGATagcaaaggaaaagaagaaggtgGGCTTATTAATCATTTAATTTCCAACATAATGAGCCCTAGAGCAGGAGATGAAGAAGTTGAAGAACAAATTCAAGAAAATGTTGGAGAAATCAGTGAAGAGAGAAAAGACAGCAAAGAAGGTGGGATTATTAATAATTTCATTTCCAACTTAATGAGCCCTAGAGCAGGGGATGCTAGCAAcaaaggaaaaaataatttctttgatGTTAAAGATGAGGATAATAACAAGGAAGATAGAGCTTCTGAGCAAAGTGGTAATAATTATGGCAGTGGAAGTGGAGGGATAATCAACAATTTCATCTCCAATATTTTTCATCCAACTGAAAATGCTGTTGAGATCAACCAAGAAAACAGCAGTAGAGAAGGACAAAAAGGTGGGGTGGTTCAAGAAAATGAAACTGCAAGTGTTTTAGATAATATTGTTTCCCACTTGCCAACTCCTCTTGCAG GTCAACCAACTCATAAACAGTGA
- the LOC107826969 gene encoding uncharacterized protein LOC107826969 isoform X1 translates to MEDSLTDIPNLNVSSSGDQEVEEQIQENVGEVSEENKDSKGKEEGGLINHLISNIMSPRAGDEEVEEQIQENVGEISEERKDSKEGGIINNFISNLMSPRAGDASNKGKNNFFDVKDEDNNKEDRASEQSGNNYGSGSGGIINNFISNIFHPTENAVEINQENSSREGQKGGVVQENETASVLDNIVSHLPTPLADDAVPATDEASILIHSIVHD, encoded by the exons ATGGAAGATAGTTTGACTGATATTCCAAACTTGAACGTCTCTAGCTCTGGAGATCAAGAAGTGGAAGAACAAATTCAAGAAAATGTTGGAGAAGTCAGCGAAGAGAATAAAGATagcaaaggaaaagaagaaggtgGGCTTATTAATCATTTAATTTCCAACATAATGAGCCCTAGAGCAGGAGATGAAGAAGTTGAAGAACAAATTCAAGAAAATGTTGGAGAAATCAGTGAAGAGAGAAAAGACAGCAAAGAAGGTGGGATTATTAATAATTTCATTTCCAACTTAATGAGCCCTAGAGCAGGGGATGCTAGCAAcaaaggaaaaaataatttctttgatGTTAAAGATGAGGATAATAACAAGGAAGATAGAGCTTCTGAGCAAAGTGGTAATAATTATGGCAGTGGAAGTGGAGGGATAATCAACAATTTCATCTCCAATATTTTTCATCCAACTGAAAATGCTGTTGAGATCAACCAAGAAAACAGCAGTAGAGAAGGACAAAAAGGTGGGGTGGTTCAAGAAAATGAAACTGCAAGTGTTTTAGATAATATTGTTTCCCACTTGCCAACTCCTCTTGCAG ATGATGCAGTTCCGGCAACAGATGAGGCTTCAATACTGATTCATTCAATTGTTCATGACTAG